tattaatatcaatgcgtaaaatattattaacatcagtataattattattttagcaACAGATTGCCGAAGttacaaataaaaatgttgcttTAATTGAAGAAAAGAATAACTTAAAACAAAAATTGGACTCTGTATCAGAGGACGAGACCAAGAGGTAAATTCTGTGATTGTTTGTACGAATTTTCTTGTCTTCAGACTGTAATATAAAAACCACTTTAGATATTAAATGCATGCTTCAATCATACAAGGTGTGCAGAAGTGGAGTTAGAAGTGAATAGGATGAGATCTGCAATAAAGGAAAAAGAAGATGCTTTGAACAAAGAAAGAGCAGAATTCAATAGCATGATTTTGGAACTCACAAATGTGATAAAAATCCAAAAAAGAAGGCTATGTGAAATAACTGGTGTATGCAACGATCAACAACATGCATTGCACGAGAAACACAAAGAGTTATCTCAAAAAGTAAGACATCaagtaaaagatttagattACAATTGTGAATGTCCTTTATATCTATAGAGCACTGAATTACTGAAAGTACAAGATGCATTGCAATCGAGTAATAATCTGAGTAAAGAAATGCAAGGACAGATAGAACATTTGAAAGAGTGTTTATGCGAAGAATCAAAAGCTTGCCAATGTATGAAGCAAGAATTAGAAATTCTGAAAGAAAACCATTCTTCTGAATTAAGGATAAAGGAAAAAATAGTGGAAGAACAAAATAAGACTATTACAAGGCAAAGAAAGGTACTCCATACCTTTTACATGTTTACTGACATCTATAAGATGAATCCATAAATGCCCCTTCATTTGTAGTTGTTACATGATAGCGAAGAAATGGCACATCAAGTTGCCAGTGAATTTGAACAACTCCGAGAGGAATTGTGCCAAGAAAAGGAGAAATGTGAGTGTCTGCAAATAAAGTTGGATAAAATCGACAGCAAATTGAATAAAACATATTCACTGGAATGTCAGCAATGTGGGATTCTAAGATCTGAAATAGATTATCTGAAAAAGGAGAAACAAAGATCATTAACAATCGCGAAGTTTGCTTATCAAAAATTGAATCAATCTACGAGATTATATCAGAAACAGCTTGCTTGTCAAAAAGAACACTATAGGAATATGGAGTTGATAATCGAAAGGAAAGATCATGAAATAGGATGCTTAAAAACACAAATTCTCCAAAACCACTCAAAATCTATTcaaagaataaataattatgtgGTATAATGCAATTGTAGTAAAATTGAATGCTCATGTTCCTAAAATGTGTTACAGGAATAAGTTTAAATAATTTGAGCTTCATAGATTTCTACCAATAAATATATcataatgtatatattttactatGGTCACTTTTCAGGTAATACACTATAGATATAAATTTACATTGTACATACACGCAACATTGCAATATTCTGCAGAAAAGATGTATGCAGTCTTTGGTTGAATATAGATGCACCAAGTTACTTGAACTTCAACTTAGACACTCTTACCCTGATCTCAAGTAACAGTAGTTTAATGTTTCTCTTGTACCAAATGATATTATAATTCAAGTGAGTTTTCCAGTTTTTAtctaaaaattgtttataaaatactgACATGTCATCTGCAGTGATCGAGGTCTTTCCCTGATCCTTTAACTTATCTTGGAATTGCTTACGTTCCTACAATACATTTAACATTCTAAAATACAATACTTCTGTCTTGCAAAAACATTCTAGAAGATTTGAGAGCTGTACTTCTGTAAAACTGGCATTGTGTCGTGTCCAAAAATTTTGGTTCCAAATTTGAGTAGCCTCCCTAGCCTCTCTGTACTTCTTTTCGAGGTTCGTCTCATTTTTCGGTTTCGCAAATATTATCGGCCGCAAATTCGAGACCGGATCGGGTGGCCCTATTATGTCAGCTTGTGTCGCAGATTTTAGGTTAGAAATCGTTTTCTGTTTAAGATAAATAACATGAATGTATAGTAAGATTGTTGAAACGTCGACCAACATAACAAATGGTAAACTTACTGTGCTGAATAATCGGGTTACATTGTTGCAATGTTTCAATTGCGTGAATATACATGCTCGAGCCATGTCATAGACAATTACATTTTTATGAACCACGTGTTTTTTGGTTATACGCTCAATACTACATACAATGCAgtaatacagggtgtcacaaTTAATTTCAGCACCTCAAACAGTTTGCTTGTGTCTATCATGTCATTGATAACATAAAAAGTTGTCAGAGAAAAGCATGGATCGTGTAGAGGTATCAAGTTCATTGATGTTTTTTTAACTTGGtactacatatatatttttgtaatagtCATGCACTAGCCTAGATCAAGGCCAATGTTTAATGTCCTTTGTTTTATCTTTGAGTACAAATGAATTGGAATAATGATTCGCAAATTAAATTCGTATACAACAAACAACCGTTTATTAATATAGTAACATAAGctcttttataaatataatctaataaatCTAATAGCGGCATGATTTAATTCACTAGATAAATGAGACTCGTTCAACTTTATTAAATAGATTCTGGCAAATCTTAATCGTTTATACGTTTCGGATACGGTACTCTTATAAAAAAGTTTGCACTTTAGTTTTCTGAGAATATATGTTTTCACTGCCAATAAATCCATAATGGTGTAAAGTACAAgtgattaaaaagaaaaaatcaattcgaaaattCATTGACAGTTCATGTATATAAGAATTCTATTAGTTTTTCtaaaaacagaaaaaagaaatcactattttaaacaaatttgattaaaagTTTGAAACGATGAATTTTAGATAACTTCTGGTTGCTTGCACTAAAGACTAGAGTTTCCTTTTTTTGTAAAAACATTCCCTTTGTATGCACAAGTTTCTGATCAAGAAAACGCGTCAAATGATTCATTACCGGTATACGGGTGGTATAATTACTGTAGCATACGAGGACACATTTTCCGAAACAGTTAACGATGTTCTCAACATCGGTCTCTGAATCTTCGTGCTATTTCCTAATTAACGTTTTAATGGTTAATTCAACGATTTTAAATACGCCGCATCGAACAAATCAAGTTCGTTTGTTAAATAGTTAGCCTTATTTCGTAATGCTTTTGCGCTATTAGTTGCACCCTCTAGTATTCTTATCGTGCTTGCTATATTCGTTATCTCACTGCCCATCTCGTTTGTCGTTTCGTCTACTAAATGGCACAAACGTGCAAAAGTGCTGGATAACTccctaaaaaaaaaacattgtaTGTAATCATCAATCCAGACATCtaaattaattaagaaaattGACTTACTGTTGCACTTGATGGCTACAATTTGCGGACGTGAGATCcacgattaattttaatttctttgtaGCATGATCCACGTATTGACGCTTAAATTCACGTTCCTTCGCAGCATTTGTCCATGCTAATCGTTCGTAAACGTATACAGCACCGTATATGGCACCAGCTACGGCTATAAGTCTCCAACCGATGGTTTTCAACATCTGAAATGGAATAGTTCAACAAGCGGAACAATGTAACGTTCAAAAtatcatttgaaaatatatcttaCAAAACCAGCAACTATGAGACCGCCCATAGTGCCCTGAGATGTTATAGACGCCACTGCTATTTTTGTAGCCAATGACCAGTCGTCAGACCTCGCTGGTAGTATTGTAGTATTTGGTACGAACTTAGATATAGAATCCACACTGTCTGCGGGAGACATGATCGCGGATGGTATCTGAAAAAATATTTGCATATGACACATACAATACTTTTATATGGCAGTTTGATTCACGCAATAGATTAACTTACATCCTGCGAATAATTAGCAATAGCTAATTTAGGACGCTGTTTTCCTGCGAATCTATTAATTATGGCTGTAAGTCCCCAAGTGAATCGAAACTCTAAATCTTCATGGAAGTCTGCGCACAAATTGTCACAATTTAGTCTGTACAAAATCTCAAATGGCTCTCTTCTTGGTAAAATGTTAAGCGACATTTGTCGTTTAGTGTCCGGTAACAAGGTTGCCATTCGTTCGGTCATTTCTCTTTGTGAGTTCTCGATGTTCATTGCCAACGCAGTACTAAGTCTCGCTTTTAAGTTAGATCCTAAACCATTTTCCACGTGAGTGTGAAGTTCTCGTTTGTATATGTTTAAAACTAACGGGTCAGTATGAAATGGAACATTAAATTCGTCAATAAGCACGGCTAATCTATGTATCTCTTCACTTAAAGCTTTGGAAACTCTTTGTTCTACATCCTCCACCATGTGATGAATTTTGTTCTTCATTTCACGAGTTAACTCCATTAATTGCTGTTCCGTGTAATTTAATTTATCATGAATATCTTTTTGAGTGTTTAATTGTTCGGCCTTAGTCCTCTGTGTTTTTTCCAATATTTCGTCCAATGTCTCTCGAATTTCGGTCGCAATGTGTTTCCCACGTTGAGAATGCTGTTCAAATTTAGTTTTTACAGCAGACTTTGATATACATTCTTCGAATTTTCGTTCGAAATCTTGGAACTCAAAGTATCGATTTTGAAATCCGTCGGCTAACGCACCATCTGTAAAAAAACTTATTTGTAGCAATTAAATCCTCAAAAGAGAAAATTTAGAACTCTTACTATGAGCTGGTTGACCACGCTGTTCCTGCAAGCGGGCTTGAAGAGTTTCCTTCGCCGAAATAAAGAAAACGCGTTCTTCGGCATCCTTGGGGGAGTAAACTTTCAACTCTTTTGATAGAAAGTCAACAGCCCTTTCTTGATGCTGTGCCCTGACCTACACAGACATGAACCTCGTGTAAGTACGACTTACATGATAGAGTATCGAGCACAGTTTGAGAAGCAAAAAGCAGACCGTGaaactttttaaattttgtcaTGCAACAAATTTAGTGCACGATGTAAATTGCATAGTGTATCATGAGTTTTAATTATGATTTGTGATAATGAAATGAATTTCATAACTTTGTTATAATtagtaaaatagaatagaacaaCTTACCTCTTTCTGCTCTTTGACCAGCTAAGAGATAAATCGGGTGTTATGTGAGTTATTTGAGTAAAGCTGCCACTGC
The window above is part of the Megalopta genalis isolate 19385.01 chromosome 2, iyMegGena1_principal, whole genome shotgun sequence genome. Proteins encoded here:
- the Coa8 gene encoding cytochrome c oxidase assembly factor 8, which translates into the protein MARACIFTQLKHCNNVTRLFSTKTISNLKSATQADIIGPPDPVSNLRPIIFAKPKNETNLEKKYREAREATQIWNQNFWTRHNASFTEERKQFQDKLKDQGKTSITADDMSVFYKQFLDKNWKTHLNYNIIWYKRNIKLLLLEIRVRVSKLKFK
- the Marf gene encoding mitochondrial assembly regulatory factor isoform X2, whose protein sequence is MAVYINRTMSMIGGDSHMRSTDIRTDNSPLQIFVKAKKKINHIFVEIEDYVQDTVRFMKSLQNEDSIVTLEEAAKIVSYVDKVHGIRDVLKRDHMKVAFFGRTSNGKSTVINAMLRDKILPSGIGHTTNCFLQVEGSDNGEAYLITEGSTEKQPVQSVGQLGHALCKEKLCESHLVRIFWPKDKCLLLRDDVVFVDSPGVDVTPNLDEWIDKHCLDADVFVLVSNAESTLMVTEKNFFHKVSTKLSKPNIFILNNRWDASASEPEFFDQVRAQHQERAVDFLSKELKVYSPKDAEERVFFISAKETLQARLQEQRGQPAHNGALADGFQNRYFEFQDFERKFEECISKSAVKTKFEQHSQRGKHIATEIRETLDEILEKTQRTKAEQLNTQKDIHDKLNYTEQQLMELTREMKNKIHHMVEDVEQRVSKALSEEIHRLAVLIDEFNVPFHTDPLVLNIYKRELHTHVENGLGSNLKARLSTALAMNIENSQREMTERMATLLPDTKRQMSLNILPRREPFEILYRLNCDNLCADFHEDLEFRFTWGLTAIINRFAGKQRPKLAIANYSQDIPSAIMSPADSVDSISKFVPNTTILPARSDDWSLATKIAVASITSQGTMGGLIVAGFMLKTIGWRLIAVAGAIYGAVYVYERLAWTNAAKEREFKRQYVDHATKKLKLIVDLTSANCSHQVQQELSSTFARLCHLVDETTNEMGSEITNIASTIRILEGATNSAKALRNKANYLTNELDLFDAAYLKSLN
- the Marf gene encoding mitochondrial assembly regulatory factor isoform X1, which translates into the protein MAVYINRTMSMIGGDSHMRSTDIRTDNSPLQIFVKAKKKINHIFVEIEDYVQDTVRFMKSLQNEDSIVTLEEAAKIVSYVDKVHGIRDVLKRDHMKVAFFGRTSNGKSTVINAMLRDKILPSGIGHTTNCFLQVEGSDNGEAYLITEGSTEKQPVQSVGQLGHALCKEKLCESHLVRIFWPKDKCLLLRDDVVFVDSPGVDVTPNLDEWIDKHCLDADVFVLVSNAESTLMVTEKNFFHKVSTKLSKPNIFILNNRWDASASEPEFFDQLVKEQKEVRAQHQERAVDFLSKELKVYSPKDAEERVFFISAKETLQARLQEQRGQPAHNGALADGFQNRYFEFQDFERKFEECISKSAVKTKFEQHSQRGKHIATEIRETLDEILEKTQRTKAEQLNTQKDIHDKLNYTEQQLMELTREMKNKIHHMVEDVEQRVSKALSEEIHRLAVLIDEFNVPFHTDPLVLNIYKRELHTHVENGLGSNLKARLSTALAMNIENSQREMTERMATLLPDTKRQMSLNILPRREPFEILYRLNCDNLCADFHEDLEFRFTWGLTAIINRFAGKQRPKLAIANYSQDIPSAIMSPADSVDSISKFVPNTTILPARSDDWSLATKIAVASITSQGTMGGLIVAGFMLKTIGWRLIAVAGAIYGAVYVYERLAWTNAAKEREFKRQYVDHATKKLKLIVDLTSANCSHQVQQELSSTFARLCHLVDETTNEMGSEITNIASTIRILEGATNSAKALRNKANYLTNELDLFDAAYLKSLN
- the Marf gene encoding mitochondrial assembly regulatory factor isoform X3, producing the protein MTKNKKIFVKAKKKINHIFVEIEDYVQDTVRFMKSLQNEDSIVTLEEAAKIVSYVDKVHGIRDVLKRDHMKVAFFGRTSNGKSTVINAMLRDKILPSGIGHTTNCFLQVEGSDNGEAYLITEGSTEKQPVQSVGQLGHALCKEKLCESHLVRIFWPKDKCLLLRDDVVFVDSPGVDVTPNLDEWIDKHCLDADVFVLVSNAESTLMVTEKNFFHKVSTKLSKPNIFILNNRWDASASEPEFFDQLVKEQKEVRAQHQERAVDFLSKELKVYSPKDAEERVFFISAKETLQARLQEQRGQPAHNGALADGFQNRYFEFQDFERKFEECISKSAVKTKFEQHSQRGKHIATEIRETLDEILEKTQRTKAEQLNTQKDIHDKLNYTEQQLMELTREMKNKIHHMVEDVEQRVSKALSEEIHRLAVLIDEFNVPFHTDPLVLNIYKRELHTHVENGLGSNLKARLSTALAMNIENSQREMTERMATLLPDTKRQMSLNILPRREPFEILYRLNCDNLCADFHEDLEFRFTWGLTAIINRFAGKQRPKLAIANYSQDIPSAIMSPADSVDSISKFVPNTTILPARSDDWSLATKIAVASITSQGTMGGLIVAGFMLKTIGWRLIAVAGAIYGAVYVYERLAWTNAAKEREFKRQYVDHATKKLKLIVDLTSANCSHQVQQELSSTFARLCHLVDETTNEMGSEITNIASTIRILEGATNSAKALRNKANYLTNELDLFDAAYLKSLN